From Eleftheria terrae, the proteins below share one genomic window:
- a CDS encoding GGDEF domain-containing protein, protein MNLDELMLEQALTLLQQGGYPLPHRDDGPLAAWLQAVLDGLCDMSLRDALTGLTNRRHFRAVLEREIDRVARTGESALLLIIDIDHFKRINDTHGHESGDQVIQAVGRRLSECVRPMDTVARYGGEEFSIVLPNCQPTFGQAVAERMRSAIEGRPVKLTSGFEAHITASVGGAYAPQWVRSSVSLWMERADLQLYCAKSEGRNRVCLEQAAISSVSAEEKSMLFGVTTSGEMQEEPSDE, encoded by the coding sequence GTGAACCTGGACGAGCTGATGCTCGAACAGGCGCTGACGCTGCTGCAGCAGGGGGGCTACCCGCTGCCGCACCGCGACGACGGGCCGCTGGCGGCCTGGTTGCAGGCCGTGCTCGACGGCCTGTGCGACATGTCGCTGCGCGACGCACTCACCGGGCTGACCAACCGGCGCCATTTCCGCGCGGTGCTGGAGCGCGAGATCGACCGCGTCGCCCGCACCGGCGAATCGGCACTGCTGCTGATCATCGACATCGACCATTTCAAGCGCATCAACGACACGCACGGCCACGAGTCCGGCGACCAGGTGATCCAGGCCGTCGGCCGCCGGCTGAGCGAATGCGTGCGGCCGATGGACACGGTGGCCCGCTACGGCGGCGAGGAGTTCTCGATCGTGCTGCCCAACTGCCAGCCGACCTTCGGCCAGGCGGTGGCCGAGCGCATGCGCTCGGCCATCGAGGGCCGTCCGGTCAAGCTGACCTCGGGCTTCGAGGCACACATCACCGCCAGCGTCGGTGGCGCCTATGCGCCACAGTGGGTGCGCTCTTCGGTGTCGCTGTGGATGGAGCGTGCCGACCTGCAGCTGTATTGCGCCAAGAGCGAGGGCCGCAACCGCGTCTGCCTGGAGCAGGCCGCCATCAGCAGCGTGAGCGCCGAAGAAAAGAGCATGCTGTTTGGGGTCACCACCTCCGGCGAGATGCAGGAGGAACCGAGCGATGAATGA
- a CDS encoding MinD/ParA family protein → MNARSASTGSDGGKKAWVVAITSGKGGVGKTFVSANLAAGLAKRGHKVLVLDADLGLANLDVVLNLFPKITLHDVFTGKASLDEAVLAAPGGFSVLLAGSGLVEYSRLTPEVRDKFQSVIATLVPRYDYVLLDTGAGISDVVLYAVSLADEVAVVATPEPTSLTDAYATIKVLATQQRRRMLRLVINQVARPGDGKAIAQQLQNVVDRFVSTPGGDPVRLSHLGDIPLDPSVREAVQRRQLLLELLPGSAAAQGVKAIAAKIDTPSDRP, encoded by the coding sequence ATGAACGCCCGCTCAGCATCCACCGGCTCGGACGGCGGCAAGAAGGCCTGGGTGGTGGCGATCACCAGCGGCAAGGGTGGCGTCGGCAAGACCTTCGTCTCGGCCAACCTGGCCGCGGGCCTGGCCAAGCGCGGGCACAAGGTGCTGGTGCTGGATGCCGACCTGGGCCTGGCCAACCTCGACGTGGTGCTGAACCTCTTCCCCAAGATCACGCTGCACGACGTCTTCACCGGCAAGGCCTCGCTCGATGAAGCGGTGCTGGCCGCGCCGGGCGGCTTCTCGGTGCTGCTGGCCGGCTCCGGGCTGGTGGAGTACTCACGCCTCACGCCCGAGGTGCGCGACAAGTTCCAGTCCGTCATCGCAACCTTGGTGCCGCGCTACGACTATGTGCTGCTCGACACTGGCGCCGGCATCTCCGACGTGGTGCTGTATGCGGTGTCGCTGGCTGACGAAGTGGCGGTGGTGGCGACGCCGGAGCCCACCTCGCTGACCGACGCCTATGCCACCATCAAGGTGCTGGCCACCCAGCAGCGCCGCCGCATGCTGCGCCTGGTGATCAACCAAGTGGCGCGCCCGGGTGACGGCAAGGCCATCGCGCAGCAGCTGCAGAACGTGGTGGACCGGTTCGTCTCCACACCGGGTGGCGACCCGGTGCGGCTCTCGCACCTGGGCGACATTCCGCTCGATCCGTCGGTGCGCGAGGCGGTGCAGCGCCGCCAGCTCTTGCTGGAGCTGTTGCCCGGCTCGGCGGCCGCGCAGGGCGTGAAGGCCATCGCCGCAAAGATCGACACGCCGAGCGACCGGCCCTGA
- a CDS encoding M48 family metalloprotease, producing MDVPHDLATRLHRNRLTRRDTLWLFGASTAGVALLQGCATSPVTGQSIVVGLSEAQERQIDEQQAPHQFSQDLGSVQDGGVNRYVADVGQRLHQQSHRQQMPYSYRVLNANYVNAYTFPAGAVGVTRGIMSELHDESELAALLGHELGHVNARHAAQRQGQAMVAQAVVTGLNVAVSSSQWGALAGLGSQIGASALLSSYSRDNEREADALGQEYMTRAGYPATGMTQLHQILVDQQKETPSLLETMFSSHPMSTERRDTAQRLAETRYGATKGAPAGRERFMDHTAGLRRIKPTIDACKNGETAMAKKAHGDAQAQFASALKRTPQDYAANLRMAQCLQAQGNTQEARRYADAAKTVYPQEAQARKLAGVLALGARQPERAYEDLDAFDRLLPGDPGVTFLKGVSLEGMGDKARAARQYNSYLRMTQRGDAASYSANRLKAWGYLK from the coding sequence ATGGACGTTCCGCATGACCTGGCCACGCGCCTGCACCGCAACCGGCTGACCCGGCGCGATACCTTGTGGCTGTTCGGCGCCAGCACGGCCGGCGTGGCCCTGCTGCAGGGCTGCGCCACCTCGCCGGTGACGGGCCAGAGCATCGTTGTCGGCCTCAGCGAGGCGCAGGAGCGCCAGATCGACGAGCAGCAGGCGCCGCACCAGTTCTCGCAAGACCTCGGCTCGGTGCAGGACGGTGGGGTCAACCGCTATGTGGCCGACGTCGGCCAGCGCCTGCACCAGCAGTCGCACCGGCAGCAGATGCCGTATTCCTACCGCGTGCTGAACGCCAACTATGTGAACGCCTACACCTTCCCGGCCGGGGCGGTGGGCGTGACCCGCGGCATCATGTCGGAGCTGCACGACGAGTCCGAGCTGGCCGCGCTGCTGGGCCACGAGCTCGGCCACGTCAACGCCCGCCATGCCGCGCAACGCCAGGGCCAGGCGATGGTGGCGCAGGCGGTGGTGACGGGCCTGAACGTGGCGGTGTCCAGCTCGCAATGGGGCGCGCTCGCCGGCCTGGGCAGCCAGATCGGCGCCAGCGCGCTGCTGTCGAGCTACTCGCGCGACAACGAACGCGAGGCCGACGCGCTGGGGCAGGAGTACATGACCCGGGCCGGCTACCCGGCCACCGGCATGACGCAGTTGCACCAGATCCTGGTCGACCAGCAGAAGGAAACCCCCAGCCTGCTGGAGACGATGTTCTCCTCCCACCCGATGAGCACCGAGCGGCGCGACACCGCCCAGCGCCTGGCCGAGACCCGCTACGGCGCGACCAAGGGCGCGCCCGCCGGCCGTGAGCGCTTCATGGACCACACCGCCGGCCTGCGGCGCATCAAGCCCACCATCGACGCCTGCAAGAACGGCGAGACGGCCATGGCCAAGAAGGCGCATGGCGACGCGCAGGCGCAGTTCGCCAGCGCCCTCAAGCGCACCCCGCAGGACTACGCTGCCAACCTGCGCATGGCGCAGTGCCTGCAGGCGCAGGGCAATACCCAGGAGGCGCGCCGCTATGCCGACGCGGCCAAGACCGTGTACCCCCAGGAGGCGCAGGCCCGCAAGCTGGCCGGCGTGCTGGCGCTCGGTGCGCGCCAGCCCGAGCGGGCGTACGAGGACCTGGACGCCTTCGACCGGCTGCTGCCGGGGGACCCGGGCGTGACCTTCCTGAAGGGCGTGTCGCTCGAGGGGATGGGCGACAAGGCGCGCGCCGCGCGCCAGTACAACAGCTACCTGCGCATGACGCAGCGTGGCGACGCCGCCAGCTATTCGGCCAACCGGCTGAAGGCCTGGGGCTACCTGAAGTAG
- a CDS encoding group II truncated hemoglobin, whose product MSLEDVNDRGEPAVSAFDLLGGEPKVRELVDRFYDLMELEPAWAELRALHPTTLEGSRDKLHWFLCGWLGGPQHYIERFGHPRLRARHLPFAIGIKERDQWMACMEQAMREVGMDPAFAERLKASFFNTADWMRNKGV is encoded by the coding sequence ATGTCCTTGGAAGATGTGAACGACCGCGGCGAGCCGGCCGTCTCGGCTTTCGACCTGCTGGGCGGCGAGCCCAAGGTGCGCGAGCTGGTGGACCGGTTCTACGACCTGATGGAGCTGGAGCCGGCCTGGGCCGAGCTGCGCGCGCTGCATCCCACCACGCTCGAGGGCTCGCGCGACAAGCTGCACTGGTTCCTGTGCGGCTGGCTCGGCGGGCCGCAGCACTACATCGAGCGCTTCGGCCATCCGCGCCTGCGAGCGCGGCACCTGCCGTTCGCCATCGGCATCAAGGAGCGCGACCAGTGGATGGCCTGCATGGAGCAGGCCATGCGCGAAGTGGGCATGGACCCCGCCTTCGCCGAGCGGCTGAAGGCGTCGTTCTTCAATACCGCGGACTGGATGCGCAACAAGGGCGTGTGA
- a CDS encoding Smr/MutS family protein produces MKAKSFAELGAVRKLLQEQAREAQQREAERRAAEERARRERELFVRSVGRITALKERGLAEIRRPLPEPVPFQRRLDEQEVLREAISDEFDVESLLETDAALSFRRPGISFEVVKRLRRGEWVIQREIDLHGLRRDEAREQLAEFLREAVRHGVRCVRVIHGKGNGSPGREPVLKAKVRSWLVQKNDVIAFVQARASEGGNGALVVLLRPSTEPPRARHPE; encoded by the coding sequence ATGAAGGCCAAGAGCTTTGCCGAGTTGGGCGCCGTCAGGAAGTTGCTGCAGGAACAAGCCCGCGAGGCGCAGCAACGCGAGGCCGAGCGCCGCGCCGCCGAGGAGCGCGCCCGCCGCGAGCGCGAGCTGTTCGTGCGCAGCGTCGGCCGCATCACCGCACTGAAGGAACGCGGCCTGGCCGAGATCCGCCGCCCGCTGCCGGAGCCGGTGCCCTTCCAGCGCCGGCTCGACGAGCAGGAGGTGCTGCGCGAAGCCATCTCCGACGAATTCGACGTCGAATCGCTGCTGGAGACCGATGCCGCGCTGTCCTTCCGCCGGCCCGGCATCAGCTTCGAGGTGGTCAAGCGGCTGCGCCGCGGCGAGTGGGTCATCCAGCGCGAGATCGACCTGCATGGCCTGCGCCGCGACGAGGCGCGCGAGCAGCTGGCCGAGTTCCTGCGCGAGGCGGTGCGCCACGGCGTGCGCTGCGTGCGCGTGATCCACGGCAAGGGCAACGGCTCGCCCGGCCGCGAGCCGGTGCTCAAGGCGAAAGTGCGCAGCTGGCTGGTGCAGAAGAACGACGTCATCGCCTTCGTGCAGGCGCGCGCGTCCGAAGGCGGCAACGGCGCGCTGGTGGTGCTGCTGCGCCCGAGCACCGAGCCGCCGCGGGCGCGGCATCCGGAGTGA
- the radC gene encoding RadC family protein, with protein MRLHELPLDARPREKLLALGPAALADAELLALLLRTGLPGCSVLQLAGQLLEDFGGIGGLLCAEPSALATIKGLGPAKRAELLAVSELARRALAEQLQARPAFECAEQVKHYLRLQLAARPHEVFAVLFLDAQHRLLALEELFRGTLTEASVYPREVVKRALAHNAAAVILSHNHPSGIAEPSKADEYLTRSLSSALALIDVKVLDHIVVGHGQAVSFSERGLL; from the coding sequence ATGCGCCTTCACGAATTGCCCCTCGATGCCCGTCCGCGCGAGAAGCTGCTGGCCCTGGGGCCGGCCGCCCTGGCCGATGCGGAGCTCCTTGCCCTGCTGCTGCGCACCGGCCTGCCGGGCTGCTCCGTCCTGCAGCTGGCCGGGCAGCTGCTGGAGGACTTCGGCGGTATCGGCGGCCTGCTATGCGCCGAGCCGTCGGCCCTGGCCACCATCAAGGGCCTGGGGCCGGCCAAGCGCGCGGAGCTGCTGGCCGTGAGCGAGCTGGCCCGCCGCGCCCTGGCCGAGCAGTTGCAGGCGCGCCCCGCCTTCGAATGCGCCGAGCAGGTCAAGCACTACCTGCGGCTGCAGCTGGCGGCCCGGCCGCACGAGGTGTTCGCGGTGCTGTTCCTTGATGCGCAGCACCGCCTCCTGGCGCTGGAGGAGCTGTTTCGCGGCACCTTGACCGAAGCCAGCGTCTACCCGCGCGAAGTGGTCAAGCGCGCCTTGGCGCACAATGCGGCCGCCGTGATCCTGTCGCACAACCATCCCTCGGGCATCGCCGAGCCGTCCAAGGCCGACGAATACCTCACCCGCTCGCTGTCCTCCGCACTGGCGCTGATCGATGTCAAGGTGCTCGACCACATCGTGGTCGGGCATGGCCAGGCCGTCTCCTTCTCCGAGCGCGGGCTGCTGTAA
- a CDS encoding FKBP-type peptidyl-prolyl cis-trans isomerase: MHPVHKTEVPLVAAVQPGSFLTLHYRLAGPDGADIINTFNDKPATLSMGTGELAPAMEQRLLGLEEGSRATFELAPGEAFGERNPEMLQRVKRTLMDQLGDPDETYHVGDVVQFPTPDGSASYAGVVREIGDDWLLFDFNHPLAGQPVSFEVQLIGVL, encoded by the coding sequence ATGCACCCAGTCCATAAAACCGAGGTACCTCTGGTGGCCGCAGTACAACCCGGGTCCTTCCTGACCCTGCATTACCGACTCGCCGGCCCGGACGGGGCCGACATCATCAATACCTTCAACGACAAGCCGGCGACGCTGTCGATGGGCACCGGCGAGCTGGCGCCCGCGATGGAGCAGCGCCTGCTGGGCCTGGAGGAGGGCAGCCGCGCCACCTTCGAGCTGGCACCGGGCGAGGCGTTCGGCGAGCGCAACCCCGAGATGCTGCAGCGGGTGAAGCGCACGCTGATGGACCAGCTGGGCGACCCCGACGAGACCTACCACGTCGGCGACGTGGTGCAGTTTCCGACGCCCGACGGCAGCGCCAGCTATGCCGGCGTGGTGCGCGAGATCGGCGATGACTGGTTGCTGTTCGACTTCAACCACCCGCTGGCCGGCCAGCCGGTCAGCTTCGAAGTGCAATTGATCGGGGTGCTGTGA
- the ispH gene encoding 4-hydroxy-3-methylbut-2-enyl diphosphate reductase has protein sequence MQALEREILLAEPRGFCAGVDRAIEIVERALQQFGAPIYVRHEIVHNTYVVADLKAKGAIFIEDLSEVPPGATLVFSAHGVSKAVRTEAAGRGFQVFDATCPLVTKVHVEVAKLHKEGYEFIMIGHKGHPEVEGTMGQLSDGIYLVEEVADVARIEVRDPTRLAVVTQTTLSVDDAAEIMAAVKARFPQVREPKQQDICYATQNRQDAVKVLAPQVDIVIVVGSPTSSNSNRLREVASRLGTEAHMVDQPDDLRPEWFEGRRRVGLTAGASAPDILVRQVIERVKSLGAVSVRRMEGVEETVRFPLPKGLGGSGLR, from the coding sequence ATGCAAGCGCTGGAGCGTGAAATCCTGCTCGCCGAGCCGCGCGGCTTCTGTGCTGGCGTGGACCGGGCGATCGAGATCGTGGAGCGGGCCCTGCAGCAGTTTGGCGCGCCGATCTACGTGCGCCACGAGATCGTGCACAACACCTATGTGGTGGCCGACCTGAAGGCCAAGGGCGCGATCTTCATCGAGGACCTGTCGGAGGTGCCGCCCGGCGCCACGCTCGTCTTCAGCGCGCACGGCGTCAGCAAGGCCGTGCGCACCGAGGCGGCCGGCCGGGGTTTCCAGGTCTTCGATGCCACCTGCCCGCTGGTGACCAAGGTGCATGTGGAGGTGGCCAAGCTGCACAAGGAAGGCTACGAGTTCATCATGATCGGCCACAAGGGGCACCCCGAGGTCGAGGGCACGATGGGCCAGCTGAGCGACGGCATCTACCTGGTGGAGGAGGTGGCCGACGTCGCGCGCATCGAGGTGCGCGACCCGACCCGCCTGGCGGTGGTGACGCAGACCACGCTGAGCGTGGACGACGCGGCCGAGATCATGGCCGCCGTGAAGGCCCGCTTCCCGCAGGTGCGGGAGCCCAAGCAGCAGGACATCTGCTATGCCACGCAGAACCGGCAGGATGCGGTGAAGGTGCTGGCGCCGCAGGTGGACATCGTCATCGTGGTGGGCAGTCCCACCAGCTCCAACAGCAACCGCCTGCGCGAGGTGGCCAGCCGGCTGGGCACCGAAGCCCACATGGTGGACCAGCCGGACGACTTGCGGCCAGAGTGGTTCGAGGGCAGGCGCCGGGTCGGTCTGACGGCCGGCGCTTCGGCGCCGGACATCCTGGTGCGCCAGGTCATCGAGCGGGTGAAGTCGCTCGGCGCGGTCTCCGTGCGGCGCATGGAAGGCGTGGAGGAGACGGTGCGCTTTCCGCTGCCCAAGGGCCTGGGGGGCAGCGGGCTGCGCTGA
- the serS gene encoding serine--tRNA ligase translates to MLDITLLRKDLDGVTTRLATRKSPQPFLDVDRFKSLESERKSLQTRTEELQSRRNTLSKQIGQLKGKGEDTSALMAEVGGIGDELKASAERLEVIQAELNELLLYLPNLPHASVPVGADEAGNVELRRWSPDGQAPRRFDFPVRDHVDLGAPLGLDFEVGAKLSGARFTFMRGPIARLHRALAQFMLDVHTGEHGYTECYTPYIVNAEALVGTNQLPKFKEDMFWVTRGGDETAAVQYLISTAEVSLTNSVREQILPADQLPIKLTAHSPCFRSEAGSAGRDTRGLIRQHQFDKVEMVQVVHPEKSYEALDEMLGHAENVLRKLGLPYRVVTLCTGDMGFGAAKTYDLEVWVPAQDTYREISSVSNCEAFQARRMQARFKNAQGKTELVHTLNGSGLAVGRTLVAVLENYQRADGSVEVPEVLRSYMGGLAELRA, encoded by the coding sequence ATGCTCGACATCACCCTGCTGCGCAAAGACCTCGACGGCGTGACCACGCGGCTGGCCACGCGCAAGTCGCCGCAACCGTTTCTGGACGTCGACCGCTTCAAGTCGCTGGAGTCCGAGCGCAAGAGCCTGCAGACCCGCACCGAGGAGCTGCAGTCGCGGCGCAACACGCTGTCCAAGCAGATCGGCCAGCTCAAGGGCAAGGGCGAGGACACCTCGGCCCTGATGGCCGAGGTGGGCGGCATCGGCGACGAGCTCAAGGCCTCGGCCGAGCGGTTGGAGGTGATCCAGGCCGAGCTGAACGAGCTGCTGCTGTACCTGCCCAACCTGCCGCATGCCAGCGTGCCGGTGGGGGCCGACGAAGCGGGCAATGTGGAGCTGCGCCGCTGGAGCCCCGATGGCCAGGCGCCGCGACGTTTCGACTTCCCGGTGCGCGACCATGTGGACCTGGGCGCGCCGCTGGGCCTGGACTTCGAGGTCGGCGCCAAGCTGTCGGGGGCGCGCTTCACCTTCATGCGCGGCCCCATTGCGCGGCTGCACCGGGCGCTTGCCCAGTTCATGCTGGATGTGCACACCGGCGAGCATGGCTACACCGAGTGCTACACGCCCTACATCGTCAACGCCGAGGCGCTGGTGGGCACCAACCAGCTGCCGAAGTTCAAGGAAGACATGTTCTGGGTCACGCGCGGCGGCGACGAGACGGCAGCGGTGCAGTACCTGATCTCCACCGCCGAAGTGTCGCTGACCAACAGCGTGCGCGAGCAGATCCTGCCGGCCGACCAGCTGCCGATCAAGCTGACGGCGCACAGCCCCTGCTTCCGTTCGGAGGCTGGCAGCGCCGGCCGCGACACCCGCGGGCTGATCCGGCAGCACCAGTTCGACAAGGTCGAGATGGTGCAGGTGGTGCATCCGGAGAAAAGCTACGAGGCGCTGGACGAGATGCTCGGCCATGCCGAGAACGTGTTGCGCAAGCTCGGGCTGCCGTACCGCGTGGTGACGCTGTGCACTGGCGACATGGGCTTCGGTGCGGCCAAGACCTACGACCTGGAGGTGTGGGTCCCGGCGCAAGACACCTACCGCGAGATCAGCTCGGTGTCGAACTGCGAGGCCTTCCAGGCGCGGCGGATGCAGGCCCGCTTCAAGAACGCGCAGGGCAAGACCGAGCTGGTGCACACGCTGAACGGCTCCGGCCTGGCGGTGGGCCGCACCCTGGTGGCCGTGCTGGAGAACTACCAGCGGGCTGACGGCAGCGTCGAAGTGCCGGAAGTTTTGCGTTCTTACATGGGAGGGCTTGCAGAACTGCGGGCCTGA
- a CDS encoding Arm DNA-binding domain-containing protein has translation MGRRSETGGVKPAGDRIEVRFTWQGRELRPTLALKPTAANLKHAKRLREEIVREIALGTFILARYFPDYRFLSKVEGDTSPAASRSFADWATTWAELAARSLEHSSLEVYKRHLAAYWTSAWGTLHPQQITHEMVLKRLAELASDRMDESTGKVLKALSRKSQNNIMIPLRHVFELACKEIGCRNPTDGIDNLKVQTALPDPLSAEEVEVILADLREHESPEMADWFEFSCFAGLRIGEQLALRWQSVDLRQLTVLVREARVLGRDKARTKTAVERLVELNARAARVLERQRARTQLQKHGRVFATPGQPEKPWHDEQLQWRAWNASLRRCGVRYRAPKECRDTSVTLALQAGADPVWVARQHGHSIQVMMRDYAGFIPRADRGRNLAAVNRALAEQAPTANSAVEAQ, from the coding sequence GTGGGCAGAAGGTCAGAGACTGGCGGCGTAAAACCAGCTGGCGATCGCATTGAGGTCCGTTTCACTTGGCAGGGGAGAGAGTTGCGGCCAACACTCGCCCTCAAGCCGACAGCAGCGAATTTGAAGCACGCCAAGCGCCTACGCGAAGAAATCGTTAGAGAGATTGCACTCGGCACGTTTATTCTCGCCCGGTACTTTCCGGACTACCGATTTTTAAGCAAGGTTGAGGGCGACACCTCGCCCGCAGCGAGTCGCAGTTTCGCGGATTGGGCTACAACCTGGGCAGAGCTTGCAGCGCGCAGTCTTGAGCATTCCAGCCTTGAAGTCTATAAGCGGCATCTCGCCGCCTATTGGACTTCGGCCTGGGGCACTCTTCACCCTCAGCAGATCACGCACGAGATGGTGCTAAAGCGGCTTGCTGAATTGGCGTCGGATCGCATGGATGAAAGCACGGGCAAAGTACTTAAAGCACTGAGCCGAAAATCGCAGAACAACATCATGATTCCTTTACGTCATGTATTCGAGTTGGCCTGCAAGGAAATTGGCTGCCGCAATCCAACAGACGGTATCGACAATCTAAAGGTGCAAACGGCTCTACCTGATCCGCTGAGCGCGGAAGAAGTCGAGGTCATCCTCGCCGACCTGCGGGAGCACGAGAGTCCCGAGATGGCTGACTGGTTCGAGTTCTCCTGCTTCGCCGGCCTTCGCATCGGTGAGCAGTTGGCGCTGCGCTGGCAAAGTGTCGATCTACGACAGCTCACCGTGCTGGTTCGGGAAGCAAGGGTCCTTGGTCGGGACAAGGCGCGAACGAAGACGGCGGTAGAGCGGCTGGTCGAGCTGAACGCGAGGGCCGCCCGGGTCCTTGAAAGGCAGCGCGCGCGAACGCAGCTGCAGAAGCATGGACGGGTCTTTGCGACGCCAGGGCAGCCTGAGAAGCCATGGCACGATGAACAGCTGCAGTGGAGGGCCTGGAATGCTTCCCTGCGCCGGTGCGGCGTCCGGTATCGAGCGCCCAAGGAGTGCCGTGACACCAGCGTCACCCTGGCGCTTCAGGCTGGCGCAGATCCCGTGTGGGTCGCTCGACAGCACGGACACAGCATCCAGGTGATGATGCGCGACTATGCGGGATTCATTCCTAGGGCCGACCGTGGACGCAACCTCGCGGCCGTCAATCGAGCCCTTGCTGAGCAGGCCCCAACAGCGAATTCCGCAGTAGAAGCGCAGTAG
- a CDS encoding excisionase, which yields MKSNAQFAISSSRYVRIPLAAARTGYSVEAIETKVKRGVWLLGKEYIRAPDGAVLIDMEGYERWAEGQRLAA from the coding sequence ATGAAGTCGAATGCGCAATTTGCGATTTCCTCTTCCCGTTATGTCCGCATCCCGCTTGCTGCCGCTCGCACCGGCTATTCCGTCGAAGCGATCGAAACTAAGGTAAAGCGGGGTGTGTGGCTGCTCGGAAAGGAATATATCCGCGCACCCGATGGTGCAGTGTTGATTGACATGGAAGGATACGAACGGTGGGCAGAAGGTCAGAGACTGGCGGCGTAA
- a CDS encoding ParB/RepB/Spo0J family partition protein, whose protein sequence is MESTVLLSLDALRESPFNPRRTFNQAALQELADTMKPPHGAVLQPIVVRPLEQSDIEHSHEIVFGHRRCRAARLAGLTVIPAIVRSMADEDVKRAQIVENLQREDVSAVEEADGFKTLRMEHGVSIEVLMSQTGKSRSYIFNRLKLATAHDDVREAVQSGLVCAEIGQELARVPNPLQPKALDEVTYIDCSDGESRRVSLSVRRAKSILAERYQLKLTAAPFDTLKLELVPGVLACDACPKRSDAEPTLLADMGPDVCTDPDCFAAKKAATMAQRVEAMRAAGHTVLDGDAAKELMPTGFGFDLSKACSLDDTAFWEPSADNPPQQHRVTWREAVQRGGGQAPEVIHVVHPHTGELVEAIRASEADALIAGSTDDDDDETAQLQNDDAHASPEERAVAGQEGWRKTKAAIMASVMRSTTRTADELRLVASAIVSLADEVPPAVVELFGWPELDGCKWGDLLQLFQSKLQSLSPDELGKLVVMLALDAAPFSAGRVDTIAEKLELARRYGVDVLNPTSGHETSVEPGGATDSANDDAPAEPAPETLMLDVESRALTAEAEVQA, encoded by the coding sequence ATGGAATCCACAGTTCTGCTGTCCCTTGATGCCCTTCGGGAATCGCCGTTCAACCCGCGACGGACCTTCAACCAGGCCGCCCTGCAGGAACTGGCCGACACCATGAAGCCGCCCCATGGCGCGGTGCTGCAGCCTATCGTGGTCCGCCCGTTGGAGCAGAGCGACATCGAGCACTCCCACGAAATCGTGTTTGGCCATCGCCGCTGCCGTGCCGCCCGCCTGGCCGGGCTGACCGTCATTCCCGCCATCGTGCGGTCCATGGCAGACGAAGACGTGAAGCGGGCACAGATTGTCGAGAACCTACAGCGCGAGGATGTCAGCGCCGTGGAAGAAGCAGACGGCTTCAAGACCCTGCGCATGGAGCATGGCGTATCCATTGAAGTGCTGATGTCGCAGACGGGCAAGAGCCGCAGCTACATCTTCAATCGGCTCAAGCTGGCCACCGCTCACGACGATGTGCGCGAGGCGGTGCAGTCGGGCCTGGTCTGTGCCGAGATCGGCCAGGAGCTGGCGCGTGTGCCGAACCCCCTGCAGCCGAAAGCCCTGGACGAGGTGACCTACATCGATTGCAGCGACGGTGAGTCGCGCCGCGTCTCGCTCAGCGTCCGCCGTGCGAAGTCGATCCTGGCCGAGCGCTACCAGCTCAAGCTCACGGCGGCCCCGTTCGATACGCTGAAGCTGGAGCTGGTGCCCGGCGTGCTGGCCTGCGACGCCTGTCCCAAGCGCAGCGATGCGGAGCCGACACTGTTGGCCGACATGGGTCCAGACGTCTGCACTGATCCCGACTGCTTCGCTGCGAAGAAGGCCGCAACCATGGCGCAGCGCGTGGAGGCCATGCGCGCCGCGGGACACACGGTCCTCGACGGCGATGCAGCTAAGGAGCTGATGCCGACTGGCTTCGGGTTCGACCTCTCCAAGGCGTGCTCCCTTGATGACACGGCATTCTGGGAGCCTTCAGCCGACAACCCGCCGCAGCAACACCGCGTGACCTGGCGCGAAGCGGTCCAAAGAGGTGGCGGCCAGGCACCGGAAGTCATTCACGTCGTCCACCCGCACACTGGCGAGCTGGTCGAGGCCATCAGAGCCTCAGAGGCAGATGCACTGATCGCCGGCTCGACCGACGACGATGACGACGAGACGGCCCAGCTGCAGAACGACGACGCCCACGCCAGTCCCGAGGAGCGCGCCGTGGCGGGCCAGGAAGGATGGCGGAAGACGAAGGCGGCCATCATGGCAAGTGTCATGCGGTCCACAACACGAACCGCAGATGAGCTGCGCCTGGTCGCGTCTGCGATTGTCTCCCTAGCTGACGAAGTTCCGCCGGCGGTGGTTGAACTGTTCGGCTGGCCTGAACTCGACGGCTGCAAGTGGGGAGACCTGTTGCAGCTCTTTCAGAGCAAGCTGCAAAGCCTGTCGCCCGACGAGCTGGGAAAGCTGGTCGTCATGCTGGCCCTTGATGCCGCCCCCTTCTCCGCCGGCCGGGTGGACACCATAGCGGAAAAGCTGGAGCTGGCCCGGCGGTACGGCGTGGACGTCCTCAACCCGACTAGCGGGCACGAGACAAGCGTAGAACCTGGCGGCGCGACAGACAGCGCCAACGATGATGCACCCGCAGAGCCCGCCCCTGAAACGCTCATGCTTGATGTTGAGAGCAGGGCCTTGACCGCTGAAGCGGAGGTGCAAGCATGA